The following are encoded in a window of Bacillus xiapuensis genomic DNA:
- a CDS encoding YqcI/YcgG family protein: protein MAVKSNDLLTKREITDPKLVPKWLIDEYRVFHQVVTNETFPCMFGMTAEKKGELRYAYVQHDDWSALPQALEEFVSLFDKSKPLIRHGLFVFVEPERKQRNLLYYRQYFWRILQYLHQSDTKPWPADYPQDPEHHLWAFSFAEEPFFVFGNAPAYKQRKTRNLGNSLVIGFQPRRIFQGLEGTSPGGMMSRQKVRERVEQWDQLPKHPNISYYGDPAHREWKQYFIGDDVAPIEGKCPFQQK from the coding sequence ATGGCAGTCAAGTCTAATGATTTACTAACGAAGCGGGAAATCACAGATCCTAAGCTAGTGCCCAAGTGGCTGATTGATGAATACCGTGTGTTTCATCAGGTAGTTACGAATGAGACCTTCCCCTGCATGTTTGGAATGACAGCGGAAAAGAAGGGGGAGCTGCGCTATGCTTACGTTCAACATGACGATTGGTCGGCTCTTCCTCAAGCGCTTGAGGAATTTGTCTCGTTATTCGATAAATCCAAGCCGCTTATTCGCCATGGTCTGTTTGTTTTCGTTGAGCCGGAAAGAAAACAGAGAAACCTTCTGTATTACCGCCAGTATTTTTGGCGTATTCTTCAATATTTGCATCAGTCAGATACGAAACCTTGGCCAGCGGATTATCCTCAGGATCCGGAGCATCATTTATGGGCTTTTTCGTTTGCGGAGGAGCCTTTCTTTGTTTTCGGAAACGCCCCAGCCTATAAGCAGCGCAAAACGAGAAATTTAGGCAACAGCCTCGTAATCGGATTTCAGCCGAGACGCATCTTTCAGGGGTTAGAAGGAACATCGCCGGGAGGCATGATGTCGCGCCAAAAAGTAAGGGAGCGAGTGGAGCAGTGGGATCAACTGCCTAAGCACCCGAATATCAGCTATTATGGGGATCCCGCTCACCGGGAATGGAAGCAGTATTTCATTGGAGACGATGTCGCGCCGATTGAAGGGAAATGTCCGTTTCAGCAGAAATAA
- a CDS encoding YusW family protein: MKWRKLLAIFVFTLALTACAGQKQEEAPQKSAETKEKQASSPYPFTEFDVDVDLKNQQDYEIDVSYERESNHTEAHYTDDKQNIHLTGEDALEALDEKFRGFSFDETTSDAKVLKEIERAFNIPDNAQSVEVEIQYNDGQERELRR, encoded by the coding sequence TTGAAATGGAGAAAGTTATTGGCCATTTTTGTGTTCACGCTTGCGCTGACAGCCTGTGCCGGTCAAAAGCAAGAGGAGGCTCCGCAAAAGTCAGCGGAAACAAAAGAAAAGCAAGCATCCTCCCCCTATCCATTTACGGAATTTGATGTGGATGTCGACTTGAAAAATCAGCAAGATTATGAGATTGACGTCAGCTATGAAAGGGAGAGTAATCACACGGAAGCTCATTATACAGACGACAAACAAAATATTCATTTAACAGGCGAGGACGCATTGGAGGCGCTGGATGAGAAGTTCCGCGGATTTAGCTTCGATGAAACTACATCAGATGCAAAAGTATTGAAGGAAATAGAGCGGGCATTCAACATTCCCGACAATGCCCAGTCAGTAGAGGTTGAGATTCAATATAACGACGGCCAAGAAAGAGAGCTTCGCCGATAG